The following proteins come from a genomic window of Rutidosis leptorrhynchoides isolate AG116_Rl617_1_P2 chromosome 10, CSIRO_AGI_Rlap_v1, whole genome shotgun sequence:
- the LOC139871640 gene encoding polyol transporter 5-like produces MADRKPEENGVSGKTKELMADFDPPPPPKKNKYAFACAMLASMTSVLLGYDIGVMSGAQIYIQKDLHCSDNQIEILVGILNLYSLVGSFAAGRTSDWIGRRYTIVLAGAIFFLGALLMGFATNYTFLMVGRFVAGIGVGYALMIAPVYTAEVSPASARGFLTSFPEVFINAGILLGYVSNYAFSKLPVHLGWRFMLGIGAIPSIFLALGVLGMPESPRWLVMQGRLGDAKIVLDKTSDSLEESKLRLIDIKEAAGIPEDCNDDIVQVSKQSHGQGIWKELLVHPTPTVLHILIAGVGIHFFQQASGIDAVVLYSPRIFEKAGIVKDTPKLLATIAVGFVKTVFILVATFLLDKIGRRPLLLSSVAGMILSLVGLGFGLTIIDHNDHKIQWAVTLSITTILSYVAFFSIGMGPITWVYSSEIFPLKLRAQGCSMGVAMNRVVSGVIGMTFISLYKAISIGGAFFLFTGVAMVGFLFFFTLFPETQGKNLEEVEQVFGTFFRWRTRQAELDRQKEAEMITNKAEN; encoded by the exons ATGGCTGACCGAAAACCCGAAGAAAATGGTGTTTCCGGTAAAACCAAAGAACTCATGGCCGACTTTGATCCACCACCACCACCGAAGAAAAACAAGTACGCTTTCGCTTGTGCCATGTTGGCTTCCATGACGTCTGTCCTACTTGGTTACG ATATTGGTGTAATGAGTGGGGCACAGATCTACATCCAAAAAGATCTACATTGTAGTGACAACCAAATCGAGATTCTGGTTGGTATTTTGAATTTATATTCATTGGTGGGGTCATTTGCTGCTGGTAGAACATCTGATTGGATTGGTCGTCGCTACACCATAGTCTTAGCTGGTGCTATATTCTTTCTTGGAGCATTATTAATGGGGTTTGCTACTAACTACACCTTTCTTATGGTTGGTCGGTTTGTTGCCGGAATCGGTGTCGGATATGCACTTATGATCGCGCCCGTGTATACTGCTGAGGTGTCACCGGCTTCTGCTCGTGGGTTCCTCACTTCTTTCCCTGAAGTCTTTATTAATGCTG GAATATTACTCGGGTATGTGTCGAATTACGCCTTTTCAAAGCTGCCAGTTCATCTAGGATGGCGGTTCATGTTGGGTATCGGAGCGATCCCATCGATATTCCTAGCCTTAGGTGTCCTAGGAATGCCCGAGTCGCCTCGTTGGCTCGTGATGCAGGGCCGACTTGGTGATGCCAAAATCGTCCTTGATAAAACATCCGACAGTTTAGAAGAATCTAAGCTTCGATTGATAGACATTAAAGAAGCTGCAGGTATACCAGAAGACTGTAACGATGACATCGTCCAAGTGTCAAAACAGAGCCACGGACAGGGAATATGGAAGGAGTTGCTCGTGCATCCAACGCCCACCGTTCTTCATATCTTGATCGCGGGCGTTGGCATACACTTTTTCCAACAAGCGAGCGGTATAGACGCCGTTGTGTTATACAGTCCGAGGATCTTTGAGAAGGCTGGGATTGTTAAGGACACGCCGAAATTATTAGCAACAATTGCAGTCGGGTTCGTGAAAACGGTGTTTATTCTAGTGGCGACGTTTCTACTTGATAAAATTGGACGTCGACCACTTTTGTTATCTAGTGTAGCCGGGATGATTCTATCGTTAGTCGGACTTGGGTTCGGGTTAACTATTATAGATCATAATGATCATAAGATACAATGGGCTGTGACCCTTTCTATCACCACTATTTTATCATATGTGGCGTTCTTTTCGATCGGGATGGGCCCGATCACCTGGGTTTATAGCTCAGAGATTTTTCCACTGAAGCTGCGGGCCCAGGGTTGTAGTATGGGAGTAGCGATGAATAGAGTGGTGAGCGGGGTAATTGGAATGACGTTTATATCGCTATACAAGGCTATATCGATTGGTGGCGCTTTCTTTTTATTTACGGGTGTTGCGATGGTCGGATTTTTGTTCTTCTTCACATTGTTTCCGGAAACACAAGGTAAAAACCTAGAAGAAGTTGAGCAAGTTTTTGGGACGTTTTTTAGGTGGAGAACAAGACAAGCAGAATTGGATAGACAAAAAGAGGCTGAAATGATAACCAATAAAGCTGAAAATTAA